The following are from one region of the Candidatus Tanganyikabacteria bacterium genome:
- a CDS encoding DUF433 domain-containing protein has product MCGGEPVIRGTRVTLRTFLASLAEGAIIEEIPVDFLTLTADDVRAVIAFAAASAQEDLPVPGVPGIR; this is encoded by the coding sequence ATTTGCGGCGGGGAGCCAGTCATCCGCGGCACTCGCGTTACTTTGCGGACTTTCCTGGCGAGCCTGGCCGAGGGCGCGATCATCGAGGAGATCCCGGTCGACTTCCTGACGCTTACCGCCGACGACGTCCGGGCCGTGATCGCCTTTGCGGCGGCTTCCGCACAGGAGGACTTGCCGGTGCCCGGAGTCCCTGGCATTCGTTGA
- a CDS encoding DUF5615 family PIN-like protein yields the protein MRIKIDENLPEALARGLRSLGHDVDTVPEEGMVGRDDPSVWGAAQDERRFFITQDPDFSDVRKFMPGSHHGLLLVRLAQPHRRGGAAGEAAGGCPLPKPTRLPPASEAHLGSAGSEKGGRDGLG from the coding sequence TTGAGGATCAAGATCGACGAGAACCTGCCGGAGGCGTTGGCCCGGGGCCTGCGCTCGCTGGGCCACGACGTCGATACCGTGCCCGAAGAGGGTATGGTTGGCCGCGACGACCCTTCGGTCTGGGGGGCCGCCCAGGACGAACGCCGCTTCTTCATCACCCAGGACCCGGATTTCTCAGACGTCCGCAAGTTCATGCCCGGGTCCCACCACGGGCTCCTCCTCGTTCGGCTTGCCCAGCCGCACCGTCGTGGAGGCGCAGCCGGTGAGGCTGCCGGCGGGTGCCCGCTTCCTAAACCCACGAGGCTGCCGCCGGCCTCAGAAGCACACCTTGGCTCGGCTGGCAGCGAGAAAGGCGGTCGTGATGGCCTTGGCTAA